One region of Chryseobacterium sp. C-71 genomic DNA includes:
- a CDS encoding Crp/Fnr family transcriptional regulator codes for MNRLRQHIEEITRITDEEFESIKKFFTLKNVRKNQFLLHEGDDVQFEFLVLDGIYKVFYLDENGKEHIVQFAKKNWWMTDYSGYFKQNKSAMFVECLTDGEVLCLTLKGREKLSSEFHKMEHFFRVKLTNGYVALQERIRLLLSSTPQQRYEEFSKLYPDLMLQIPKKYIAEYLGVSRETLSRLYSNTK; via the coding sequence ATGAACAGATTACGGCAGCATATCGAAGAAATAACCAGAATTACAGATGAAGAATTTGAATCTATTAAAAAATTTTTCACACTTAAGAACGTCCGAAAAAATCAGTTTCTGCTTCATGAAGGCGATGATGTACAATTTGAATTTCTGGTTTTAGATGGAATTTACAAAGTATTTTATCTTGACGAAAACGGCAAAGAGCACATTGTACAGTTTGCAAAAAAAAATTGGTGGATGACCGATTATTCCGGTTACTTTAAACAGAATAAGTCAGCCATGTTCGTAGAATGTCTCACTGATGGTGAAGTTCTCTGTCTTACTTTAAAAGGAAGAGAAAAATTATCATCAGAATTTCATAAAATGGAACATTTTTTCAGGGTCAAACTTACCAACGGTTATGTTGCTTTGCAGGAAAGAATACGACTTTTGTTATCGAGTACACCTCAGCAACGATATGAGGAGTTTTCAAAACTTTATCCCGATCTCATGCTGCAAATTCCAAAGAAATACATTGCAGAATATCTTGGAGTCAGTAGAGAGACTTTAAGCAGGTTGTATTCGAATACTAAATAA